A DNA window from Bradyrhizobium sp. CCBAU 53421 contains the following coding sequences:
- a CDS encoding sulfite oxidase-like oxidoreductase produces MTDDREPSESKLTRSKQRWAREGKFLTGRITRPEEQRLPPGQHLTADWPVLDLGLLPNVTRERWRLDVYGAVEQTIYWDWPQFVAQPQTQFVSDIHCVTTWSRYDNQWEGLATRDLLAACRPREDARFVALHSYDGYTTNLALEDFAGEDALLAHSWSGQPLEQEHGGPVRLVVPHLYFWKSAKWLQRIEFLTEDAPGFWEVRGYHNRGDPWAEQRYSGD; encoded by the coding sequence ATGACCGACGACCGGGAACCGTCCGAGAGCAAGCTGACGCGCAGCAAGCAGCGCTGGGCGCGCGAGGGCAAATTCCTCACTGGCAGGATCACCCGGCCGGAGGAGCAGCGCCTGCCGCCGGGCCAGCATCTGACCGCGGATTGGCCGGTGCTCGATCTCGGGCTGCTGCCGAACGTCACGCGGGAGCGCTGGCGGCTCGACGTCTACGGCGCGGTGGAGCAGACGATCTACTGGGACTGGCCGCAATTCGTGGCCCAGCCGCAGACCCAATTCGTCTCCGACATCCACTGCGTCACCACCTGGTCGCGCTACGACAATCAGTGGGAGGGGCTTGCGACGCGCGACCTGCTCGCCGCCTGCCGGCCGCGCGAGGACGCGCGGTTCGTCGCGCTGCATTCGTATGACGGCTATACGACGAACCTCGCGCTCGAGGATTTCGCCGGCGAGGACGCGCTGCTCGCCCATAGCTGGTCGGGCCAGCCGCTGGAGCAGGAGCACGGCGGTCCGGTACGGCTGGTGGTGCCGCATCTGTATTTCTGGAAGAGCGCCAAATGGCTGCAGCGCATCGAATTCCTGACCGAAGATGCGCCGGGCTTCTGGGAGGTCCGCGGCTATCACAATCGCGGTGATCCCTGGGCCGAACAGCGCTATTCTGGCGACTGA